One stretch of Anas acuta chromosome W, bAnaAcu1.1, whole genome shotgun sequence DNA includes these proteins:
- the LOC137846982 gene encoding uncharacterized protein yields MEMWEEIFSTPGMPKKLLNEICMLLRDNTIRAHFGMTEDYEILQLGLMQTLSPEDPIPAVLQDVECLKRCIRNTNFHLLWIALKGLAAMLERPKMGLTGIILLPDVLKTLRFGNPHITAAALAVCCRVLRALMKKSASITSLRLVDLLTPYLDNEADMVRENAMKLFSACMERVLWKHRRKMWKKVHNVLLTLYLRMSEENPSVAKGSRQNITGTRVKRKCTK; encoded by the exons ATGGAGATGTGGGAGGAGATTTTCAGCACGCCTGGCATGCCGAAGAAGCTCCTGAACgagatttgcatgctgctgcGCGACAATACCATACGTGCGCACTTTGGGATGACCGAGGACTACGAAATCCTCCAGCTCGGCCTCATGCAGACCCTGAGCCCCGAGGACCCCATCCCCGCCGTGCTACAGGACGTGGAGTGCCTGAAGAGATGCATCAGGAACACCAACTTCCACCTGCTCTGGATCGCACTCAAAGGGCTGGCGGCGATGCTGGAGAGGCCCAAGATG ggGCTAACGGGGATTATCCTGCTGCCTGACGTCCTGAAAACCCTGCGGTTCGGCAACCCCCACATCAcggcggcggcgctggcggtgtgctgcagggtcctgcGCGCCCTGATGAAGAAGTCGGCCAGCATCACTTCCCTGCGGCTGGTCGATCTGCTCACGCCTTACTTGGACAAC gaGGCCGACATGGTACGGGAGAATGCCATGAAGCTCTTCAGCGCGTGCATGGAGCGTGTGCTGTGGAAGCACCgcagaaagatgtggaagaaagtgcACAACGTCCTGCTGACCCTCTACCTCCGCATGAGCGAGGAGAACCCGAGCGTGGCCAAG